Below is a genomic region from Persicimonas caeni.
ACCATCAACGAAGCATCCCCCAATGAAATACGCACTTCTCATCCTAGCACTCGTCCTCACCGTCACAGCCTGCCAAACCATGGGTCAGCGCACGGTGACCACCCAGGGCGACATCCCCAAAACGCGCACCTCCGGCAACCCGCTGGCCGACTGCACAAACACCACGACCCGCCGGGTCGTCGAGCTCGCCAACGACGCGCGCGATGACGAGGGTTTGAACGAGCTGTACTGCGACCGCGCCCTGGCCCGCGTCGCCCAACGCCACGCCCAGGACATGTGCGACCACAACTACCTGTCGCACACCTCCCGCGACGGGCGCACGATGGTCGACCGCGTCGACGAGGCCGGCATCGACTACATGGCCCTGGGCGAAAACGTCGCCATGGGCCAGCGCACCCCCGAGCGCGTCCACACCGGCTGGATGGACAGCGAGTACCACCGCGCCAATATCCTCAACGACATGTTCTCGCGCCTGGGCGTCGGCTACGTCGAATGCGGCGGCCAGCCCTACTGGGTGCAGGTATTTGCGAATTGAGTGCAAACACGGAAGTGAGAATTCGATGGAAGACGTAGTGACGAAGACACGCCGCTGGCTCGAAGACGCGGTCATCGGCCTGAACCTGTGCCCCTTTGCACGCGCGGTCTACGTGCGCGACGAGGTGCGCATCGCCGTCGACGAGGCCCGCGGCTTCGAGGACGCGATCCGGCGCGCCCTCGACGAAGCCGACCGGCTCCTGCAAGCCGCGCCCGACGACATCGCCACCACGCTCGTCGTCTTCCCCCAC
It encodes:
- a CDS encoding CAP domain-containing protein yields the protein MKYALLILALVLTVTACQTMGQRTVTTQGDIPKTRTSGNPLADCTNTTTRRVVELANDARDDEGLNELYCDRALARVAQRHAQDMCDHNYLSHTSRDGRTMVDRVDEAGIDYMALGENVAMGQRTPERVHTGWMDSEYHRANILNDMFSRLGVGYVECGGQPYWVQVFAN